In a single window of the Phycisphaerae bacterium genome:
- a CDS encoding DUF202 domain-containing protein — protein MRRAPYSEFRGQKLTLNDYLAIDRTMLANERTLLAYGRTALALAVVGGSGMKFFTATWIQVVGALFILAGVLVAARGWQRYAYTKKLLAAALERQTGAAEHPLQEEVKPSPEEAAKTAESGADPRPR, from the coding sequence ATGCGACGCGCACCGTACAGTGAGTTTCGCGGGCAGAAGTTGACGCTCAACGACTATCTCGCTATCGATCGGACCATGCTCGCTAACGAACGCACACTGCTCGCGTATGGCCGGACGGCCCTCGCGCTCGCCGTCGTCGGCGGCAGCGGCATGAAGTTCTTTACCGCAACCTGGATCCAAGTGGTCGGAGCCCTGTTCATTCTCGCCGGCGTGCTGGTGGCAGCCCGCGGCTGGCAGCGTTACGCGTACACCAAGAAGCTCCTGGCGGCCGCGCTGGAACGACAGACCGGCGCCGCGGAGCACCCGCTGCAGGAGGAGGTTAAGCCGTCGCCGGAAGAGGCTGCCAAAACAGCAGAATCAGGGGCAGACCCACGCCCCAGGTGA